The following nucleotide sequence is from Rhodospirillales bacterium RIFCSPLOWO2_02_FULL_58_16.
CACTCCGCCACCCTGTTCGAGAAGATGGACGACGAAGAAATCCGGGACATGTCCCAAACCATGGCGACACTGGGCAACATCAGCGCCACTGTCGTTGAGCGTTTATTCGTCGAATTCGCCGATCAGCTTTCCGGCGGCGGCAGTTCCCTGACCGGCTCCTTCGACAGCACCGAACGGCTGCTGTACGCTTCTCTGCCCCAGGAGCGCGTCAACCAGATCATGGAAGAAATCCGTGGTCCCGCCGGCCGCACCATGTGGGACAAGCTTGAGAACGTCAACGAGACGGTGCTGGCCAACTATTTCAAGAACGAGTACCCGCAGACGGTGGCGGTGGTTCTTTCCAAGATCAAATCGGATCACGCCTCAAAGGTGCTGGCCCTGCTGCCGGAAAGCTTCTCGATGGAAGTAATCATGCGCATGCTGCGCATGGAGGCCGTGCAAAAAGAGGTTCTGGACAACGTCGAGCAAACGCTGCGCTCCGAGTTCATGAGCACCCTGGCGCGCTCGGCCAGACGCGATTCTCACGAGATGATGGCGGAAATTTTCAACAGCCTGGACCGCAACACCGAAAACCGTTTCATGACGGCGCTGGAAGAACGCAACCGGGAATCAGCGGAAAAGATCAAATCACTGATGTTTACCTTCGACGATCTGGCCAGACTGGACATGGCCGGCGTCCAGGCCGTGCTTCGTCAAGTGGACAAAGGTCAGTTGGCGCTGGCCTTGAAGGGAGGGTCAGAAGACGTCAAGAGCCTGTTCTTCAAGAACATGTCGGAGCGCGCCGGCAAGATGATGAAGGAAGACATGGAGGCGATGGGCGCTGTTCGCCTCAAGGACGTGGATGAGGCCCAGGCGGGCATCGTTCAAGCCGCCAAGGCGCTGGCCGACGCCGGAGAGATCGTCATCGCCAGCGGCGGCGAGGAAGACGAACTGGTGTACTGACCGACCGAATCAGGCCATTAAGACGGGCTGACAAATAAATTGATTTGCATGATCGGATATATTGAGCATGACGGTCGTAAGAAAGTTCCTCTTTGATGTCGACTTTAAAGAAGAAACGCCGCTTATTGAGAAAACTGAAGATGTCGTTGAGGATGTCGAGCCTGAGGTAATCGAGCCTGTTTTTAAGGGATATAATCTGGAAATTTCATACGATGCGGGGTTTGACGACGGCAAGGAAGAAGGCATTCGCGAGGCATCAAGCGCTGTTCAACAACAGACCTCTGAAACACTGAAGACGATAATGAAGAATCTGTCGGATATCTACGGCATTCAGGAAAAAGCCAATGTTGTTGAAGCGCGAAACGCCATGGCGGCGGCCCTTGCCGTAGCGCGTAAGGCGCTTCCGGCACTCGGCGAGCGCAACGCCTTGGGCGAGATTGAGAGAATGATTGAAATGATCCTTAAAAAAGTAATTGATGAGCCGCAGGTCACCGTTCGGGTCAACGATAAACTGCACGATCAAATACTTGAACATGTCGAAGCGCTGGTCAAGAGCGGTAATTTCAAAGGCAAGCTGATCCTGCAACCGGATTCCGCCCTGCCGATCAGCGATTGCAAAATCGATTGGGGCAGCGGCGGCGCCGAGCGCAATATGGAGGTCCTGTGGCAGGAAATCGACGCGATTATTGAGCGCAATTTCAACTGAGGCGATTAACATTTAATCTTGGGAGTCGGCTATGGCGGAGAATAACGCGGATAAAGGAGCAAGGACAACGAATCTCCAGCTTTCCGAATTGGAAAGCGATACGGGTCCGTCGTCCGCTGCCTCCGGAACAGGGCAATCCGCTCCTCCCGATTTCGGCGGCGACATCACCCCCCAGAATCTGGAAGCGATCTACGACATCCCGGTGCAGGTTTCCGCCGTGCTTGGAAAATCCTCCATGCAGGTGAGCCAGCTTTTGAAACTGGGCCGGGGCGCCGTGGTTGAATTGGACCGCAAGGTAGGCGAAGCCATTGATATTTATGTAAACAACCGTCTGGTGGCTCGCGGCGAAGTCGTGGTCGTTGACGACCGTCTCGGCGTGACGATGACGGAAATTATCAAAACCGACAGATAGCAATAATGCCGCAAGAAAGCAGACGCCATGACGAATAGTGAGACAAATATCGATTCCGGCATTCAGGCGGGAAGGGTCAAGTTCTCCATGGACATGGCGACTGTTATCGGCCTCTTTTGCGGCTTCGCGCTGATCATGTCGGCGATTGTCATGGGCGGCGATGCAAAATCTTTCATTGATATACCCTCGATCCTGATTGTTTTCGGCGGCACCTTGGCGGTTACCACCGTATGCTTCTCGTTCGCTGAAATCGGGCACACTTTCAAAGTCATAATGAAGACGGTTTTCTACGGCAGACGCGATGCCTCCGAGGCCGCGATCCAGATTTTGCGCGTCGCCGAGATGGCCCGCAAGCAAGGCGTTCTTTCACTTCAAAACGTGCTTGAATCCATAAGCGCCGATGCGTTCATGCATAAAGGAATCTCTATGGTCGTTGACGGCACGCCGGGCGAAGAGGTGGAAGCCATCCTGTGCCGCGATATACAGGCTACCATCATGCGTCACATCAAAAGCACCAGCGTCCTTCGCAAGGCGGCTGAGTTTGCTCCGGCGATGGGCCTGATCGGCACCCTTGTCGGTTTAGTGCAGATGCTGGGGCATCTGGACGATCCGTCCACCATCGGACCCAGCATGGCGGTGGCTCTGCTCACCACCTTTTACGGAGCGGTACTCGCCAACATAGTTTTTTTGCCTTTGGCGTCAAAGCTTGAGCGGAATTCCGCCGAAGAGACCCTGGTCAACAATGTCTATCTGATGGGAGCGGCGTCAATAGGCAGGCAGGAAAACCCCCGCAGACTGGAAATGCTTTTGAACAGCGTCCTGCCGCCGGCGAAGCGCGTACGATATTTTGATTAAACTTGAGAGAATTTGAATATGCGGTTGCTTATTATCGGAACCCTTGAAGGACAGCTTGGAAATGCCGGCCAGATCGCCATTTCCCATGGCGCCGATGTGCTTCAGGCGGATGATGTAGAAAAAGGCCTCGCTGTTCTCAGGTCGGGTCAAGGCGCCGATTTGGTAATGATCGATGTCAAATGGGATGTCGGCCTTCTGGTTCAGAGTCTGAAGTCGGAACGCATCAACACGCCGGTGGTTGCCTGCGGCATCGGCGCCGATACGCAAGCTGCGGTTCGCGCCATCAAAGCCGGGGCCAGGGAATATATCCCCCTGCCGCCCAACGCCGATCTCATCGCCGCCGTGCTGGCCGCCGTTTCCGAGGAAAGCCACCCCATCATCCTCACTGACGAGAGCATGATCAACTTACTAGCGCTGGCCGACAAGGTGGCTTCCAGCGACGCCGGCATCCTGGTGACGGGAGAATCCGGCACCGGCAAGGAGCTGCTGGCCCGCTACCTGCACGATAAAAGCCGCCGCTCCGGCGGTCGCTTTATCGCCGTCAACTGCGCCGCTATCCCGGAAAATCTTCTGGAATCAGAATTATTCGGTCATGAAAAGGGAGCTTTTACGGGGGCCGTGGCGCGGCGCATCGGCAGATTCGAGGAAGCTGACGGAGGCACGTTGCTGCTGGACGAAATCAGCGAGATGGACATTCGTCTCCAAGCCAAGATGCTGCGCGTCATCCAGGAGCGCGAGGTCGATAGAGTCGGCGGTTCAAAACCGGTTAAGGTGAACGTGCGGATCATCGCCACCTCCAACCGCAACATGGAAGACGAGGTGGCCAAAGGGAACTTCCGCGAAGACCTTTTCTTTCGCCTCAACGTCGTCAACCTGGTAATTCCCCCGCTTCGCGAACGCCCCAAGGATATTGAAGCGCTGGCCGCTCACTTTATCGCCAAATATGCCGAGGCCAATGATGTGCGGGCGCTGCCCCTTTCGCCCAAGGCCAAGCAAAAGCTGTTGAACCACTCCTGGCCCGGCAATGTGCGCGAGCTTGAAAACACCCTTCATCGCGCCGTGCTGTTTGCCGGCGGCGAAATGATTGACGCCGATAATATCCACATCGCCGGACCTTCGCCGTTCGCGGCTACGCAGGGCCGGACGGCGCCCGCCGGCGGCGTAGACGGCGAACGGGGCGGGCTGGTCGGACAGACCGTCTTTGAGGTCGAACGGGGGCTTATTATTGATACGTTGAGTTACTGCGTCGGCAACCGCACTCACGCCGCCAATATTTTAGGTATTTCCATACGCACTCTAAGGAACAAGCTGAAACTATATAACGAGCAAGGGTTTAACGTGCCTGCGCCCGGCGATGCCGAGCAGGCGGCGGTTTAAATAATTAATCACTAAAAGGTAATGGCGTTCATGGCCGTAGTTTCATCTAAAGCCGCAGCGGCGGGACCGGCAGACGTAGACTTCCGCCATTACATGTCTGTGCTGTTGACGCGGCCCGACATCGCCATGGCGGCCGGCGTCGTCATCATTCTTATGGTGTTGATCCTGCCCTTGCCGTCCTGGTTGATGGATATCGGCCTGGCCATTTCAATCATGATCTCCGTGCTTATCCTGATGACGGCGCTGTTCATCGCCAAGCCGTTGGAATTCAACGCTTTTCCGATCGTATTATTGCTCGCCACGATGTTGCGGCTGTCGCTGAATCTGGCGTCGACCCGGCTTATTCTGGCTGAAGGCCATCAAGGCACGCACGCCGCCGGCAGGGTTATTGAGGCCTTTTCCGGCTTCATAATGGGCGGCAACTTCGTCATCGGCATTATCGTCTTTTCCATTCTGGTTATCGTCAACTTTATCATTATCACAAAGGGTTCAGGGCGCATCGCCGAGGTAGCGGCGCGCTTTACCCTGGACGCCATGCCGGGCAAACAAATGGCTATAGACGCCGATTTATCGACCGGATTGATTGATGAAGCGGAAGCCAAGCTGCGCCGCAAAGAACTGGAGGATGAAAGCACCTTCTTCGGAGCCATGGACGGCGCGTCCAAGTTCGTTCGCGGCGATGCCGTCGCCGGCCTTTTGATCGTCTTCATCAACATTATCGGCGGCATAATCATCGGCGTCGCCCAGAAGGGCCTTACCTTCTCTGCGGCAGCCGACATTTATACCAGACTGACCATCGGCGATGGTCTGGTCACGCAGATTCCGGCCTTGATCGTTTCCACATCCGCCGGTTTGGTAGTCACCAAGGCGGGACTTACCGGAGCAACCGAAGCGGCCCTGTTCAAACAGCTCGGCAACTCGCCGAAGTCTTTGGCGATGAGTTCCTTTCTGCTGCTTGCCCTGGGGGTGCTGCCGGGCATGCCTTTGCTTCCTTTCACGGCCATAGCGTCAATGTTGGGGGGATACGCCTTCTTCCTCAACCGCAGGCAGGATACGGTAATCGAGGAGGCGCGCGCGCGCACCGAAGAAGATGAGGCCGGCGTGTCGCCGATGGAAGAAGAGCCTATCGCCTCCGCCTTGCGCATCGACTATCTGCGTCTGGAACTGGGGTACGGGCTGTTAAACCTGATCAACAATCCCCGCGAGGGGCAAAGACTCACCGACCAGATCAAGGCCCTGCGTCGTCAGATGGCCGCCGACGTCGGCTTTATCATGCCCTCGGTGCGCATTCAGGACAACATGCAGCTTCAACCCAACACTTACATCATCCGCGTCAAGGAGATTGACGCCGGACGCGGCGACCTGCGTCCCAACATGATGCTTGTCATGGACCCTCGCGGCGAGGACATCACCATTCCCGGCGAGAAAACCACCGAGCCTACATTCGGACTGCCCGCCGTGTGGATTGATGAACCCAATCGCGAAGAAGCCCTGTTCCGTGGCTACACGGTGGTTGATCCGGCGACGGTGATCACTACCCATCTTACGGAAGTAATCAAGGACAACATGGCGGAACTGCTTTCCTACGCCGAGACTCAGAAGCTTATGGACGAGTTGGACAAGGATCAGCAAAAATTGATCGCCGATATGGTGCCGACGCAAATTTCCATCGGCGGCATCCAGCGTATCCTGCAAAACCTTCTGGCCGAACGGGTTTCCGTCCGCGATCTGCCGACCATACTTGAGGGCATATCCGAAGGTTGCGGCCATAGCCGCAGCGTGATGGTGATTACCGAGCATGTCCGCGCCCGTCTGGCTCGCCAGATCAGTGATATGAACACCAACGAGCAGGGATTTATCCCCCTGATCACCCTGTCGCCGGATTGGGAACAGAGGTTTGCCGAGTCGCTGGTCGGCCAGGGTGACGACCGCCAGCTTTCAATGGCGCCGTCGCGTCTACAGGAGTTTATTACGACGCTCCGCAACTCCTTTGAGCGTCAGGCGATGGCGGGAGAATCTCCGGTCTTGCTGACCAGTCCGGGCATCCGCCCCTATGTGCGTTCAATAGTCGAGCGATTCCGGCCCATGACCATGGTTATGTCGCAAAATGAGGTCCATCCGAAGGCGCGCATCAAGACCGTCGGGAGCGTATAGGAAAAGTGACCTGATATGCGCCTGAAAACTTATTCCGCGCCGACAATGTCCGAAACCATGGAACTGGTTCGCCGGGAGATGGGCGAAGACGCCGTTATCGTTTCCACCCAAAAAGGCGCTGACGGCCAAGGGGCGCGGGTGATCGCGGCTATAGAGGAATTGCCCATTGACGAGGCCGCCGTCTGCGAACGCCCGGAAGACGAAAAGATAGATGTCATAGCCACTATCCGCCAAGCCCTGACCTATCACGGCGCTCCGTCCAGGCTGATTGACCGTCTTATTGACGCCGCCGGCGACCTGGATGAAGAAGACCCGACCATGGCCTTCGCCGGCGCGGTGGACTCCAGCTTCAGTTTTGAGCCTTTATCCGAGCCGAATGAGGGCAAGCTGATCATGCTGGTGGGGCCGCCCGGCGTCGGCAAGACCATTACTACCGCCAAACTGGCCGCTCGCGCCGCCTTGTCCAGTCAGCCCGTGGAAGTGATAACCACCGACACCCGCCGCGCCGGGGGCGTTGAACAACTTGAAGCCTTCACCCGCATCCTCGATCTTGGCCTCAAGACCGCCGATACCGTTAAGGAACTCGGCGATATGGTGAAGGCGTTAAGGGGAAGCAACGGCGCCTCCTCCGTTCAGATTATTGTCGATACTCAGGGGACAAACCCCTTCAGCGACACCGAGATGGACCACTTGAGAGAACTTATCAAAGTTTCCGGCGCCGAGCCTGTTCTCGTCCTGGCCGCCGGAGGCGACGCCTTTGAGATGGCCGACATCGCGGCTTCTTTCGCCGCCATCGGCGTCAGGAGACTGTTGCTGACGCGCCTTGATATAGCGCGCCGCCTCGGCGGCGTCCTGGCGGCGGCCGACGCCGCCCGGATGACGTTTTGCAATGTTTCCATCACGCCCCACGTTTCCGACGGGCTAAGTCCGATCAATCCGGTCTCACTGGCCCGTCTGATCATGCCCTACTCTTCCAGTTCAGTTGAAACCCCTTATAAGATCGAGGCCGCATAATGACGCCGGATCCCCTGATAGCCCCCAATCTCGCCGCCCGCACCAAGGGACGCAACATATTCGCCGTTGCTTCCGGAAAGGGGGGCGTCGGCAAGACGTGGTTCTCCATTACCCTGGCCCACACGCTGGCCAGCAAAAACGTCCGCGTCCTGCTGTTTGACGGCGATCTGGGCCTGGCCAACCTTGATATCCAACTCGGCCTGATGCCCAAGCATGACCTCGGCAGCGTCGTTACCGGCCGCTTGACCCTCAATCAGGCGGTGGTTCACTACGATGAGGGGAACTTTGACGTTATCGCCGGACGATCCGGTTCCGGCGGCCTCGCCAATATAGCGTCGGGACGCCTGCAAATTCTCGGCGACGATCTGGCCTTGCTGGCCGCCGGTTATGACAAGGTGATCATGGATCTCGGCGCCGGCGTGGAGCGGACGGTTCGCCAACTTACCCATGGCGTCAACTCATGTCTGGTGTTGGCCACCAACGAGCCGACTTCACTGACCGACGCCTACGCCTTTATCAAGATCACTCACATGGAGCGTCCGGACACCAAAATCAAGATTGTTATCAACATGGTTAACTCCATCCGCGAGGGCGAACGCACCTATAACACTCTGCTCAAGGCCTGCGAGGGTTTCCTCAAGATTTCTCCGCCTTTGCTCGGCATCATCCGCCGCGACAACAAGGTGGCGGACGCGATCCGCAACCAGGTGTCTATTTTAACGCGCTCGCCCAATGCCGAAGCCGTCGAGGATGTCGAAAAGATAGCAGTAAAGATGATTAGATCAGATTAAACCTGAAGGCGTCATGAGCACCATCGTTCCGCTGCCCCTGCCTTTGCCGATAATGACATCTTCGACGCCTTTGCCGT
It contains:
- a CDS encoding flagellar motor switch protein FliG → MARVKDDARSLSGPQKAAVFMLALGQEHSATLFEKMDDEEIRDMSQTMATLGNISATVVERLFVEFADQLSGGGSSLTGSFDSTERLLYASLPQERVNQIMEEIRGPAGRTMWDKLENVNETVLANYFKNEYPQTVAVVLSKIKSDHASKVLALLPESFSMEVIMRMLRMEAVQKEVLDNVEQTLRSEFMSTLARSARRDSHEMMAEIFNSLDRNTENRFMTALEERNRESAEKIKSLMFTFDDLARLDMAGVQAVLRQVDKGQLALALKGGSEDVKSLFFKNMSERAGKMMKEDMEAMGAVRLKDVDEAQAGIVQAAKALADAGEIVIASGGEEDELVY
- a CDS encoding flagellar motor switch protein FliN, translated to MAENNADKGARTTNLQLSELESDTGPSSAASGTGQSAPPDFGGDITPQNLEAIYDIPVQVSAVLGKSSMQVSQLLKLGRGAVVELDRKVGEAIDIYVNNRLVARGEVVVVDDRLGVTMTEIIKTDR
- a CDS encoding flagellar motor protein MotA; its protein translation is MTNSETNIDSGIQAGRVKFSMDMATVIGLFCGFALIMSAIVMGGDAKSFIDIPSILIVFGGTLAVTTVCFSFAEIGHTFKVIMKTVFYGRRDASEAAIQILRVAEMARKQGVLSLQNVLESISADAFMHKGISMVVDGTPGEEVEAILCRDIQATIMRHIKSTSVLRKAAEFAPAMGLIGTLVGLVQMLGHLDDPSTIGPSMAVALLTTFYGAVLANIVFLPLASKLERNSAEETLVNNVYLMGAASIGRQENPRRLEMLLNSVLPPAKRVRYFD
- a CDS encoding sigma-54-dependent Fis family transcriptional regulator; translation: MRLLIIGTLEGQLGNAGQIAISHGADVLQADDVEKGLAVLRSGQGADLVMIDVKWDVGLLVQSLKSERINTPVVACGIGADTQAAVRAIKAGAREYIPLPPNADLIAAVLAAVSEESHPIILTDESMINLLALADKVASSDAGILVTGESGTGKELLARYLHDKSRRSGGRFIAVNCAAIPENLLESELFGHEKGAFTGAVARRIGRFEEADGGTLLLDEISEMDIRLQAKMLRVIQEREVDRVGGSKPVKVNVRIIATSNRNMEDEVAKGNFREDLFFRLNVVNLVIPPLRERPKDIEALAAHFIAKYAEANDVRALPLSPKAKQKLLNHSWPGNVRELENTLHRAVLFAGGEMIDADNIHIAGPSPFAATQGRTAPAGGVDGERGGLVGQTVFEVERGLIIDTLSYCVGNRTHAANILGISIRTLRNKLKLYNEQGFNVPAPGDAEQAAV
- a CDS encoding flagellar biosynthesis protein FlhA; the encoded protein is MSVLLTRPDIAMAAGVVIILMVLILPLPSWLMDIGLAISIMISVLILMTALFIAKPLEFNAFPIVLLLATMLRLSLNLASTRLILAEGHQGTHAAGRVIEAFSGFIMGGNFVIGIIVFSILVIVNFIIITKGSGRIAEVAARFTLDAMPGKQMAIDADLSTGLIDEAEAKLRRKELEDESTFFGAMDGASKFVRGDAVAGLLIVFINIIGGIIIGVAQKGLTFSAAADIYTRLTIGDGLVTQIPALIVSTSAGLVVTKAGLTGATEAALFKQLGNSPKSLAMSSFLLLALGVLPGMPLLPFTAIASMLGGYAFFLNRRQDTVIEEARARTEEDEAGVSPMEEEPIASALRIDYLRLELGYGLLNLINNPREGQRLTDQIKALRRQMAADVGFIMPSVRIQDNMQLQPNTYIIRVKEIDAGRGDLRPNMMLVMDPRGEDITIPGEKTTEPTFGLPAVWIDEPNREEALFRGYTVVDPATVITTHLTEVIKDNMAELLSYAETQKLMDELDKDQQKLIADMVPTQISIGGIQRILQNLLAERVSVRDLPTILEGISEGCGHSRSVMVITEHVRARLARQISDMNTNEQGFIPLITLSPDWEQRFAESLVGQGDDRQLSMAPSRLQEFITTLRNSFERQAMAGESPVLLTSPGIRPYVRSIVERFRPMTMVMSQNEVHPKARIKTVGSV
- a CDS encoding cobyrinic acid a,c-diamide synthase, yielding MTPDPLIAPNLAARTKGRNIFAVASGKGGVGKTWFSITLAHTLASKNVRVLLFDGDLGLANLDIQLGLMPKHDLGSVVTGRLTLNQAVVHYDEGNFDVIAGRSGSGGLANIASGRLQILGDDLALLAAGYDKVIMDLGAGVERTVRQLTHGVNSCLVLATNEPTSLTDAYAFIKITHMERPDTKIKIVINMVNSIREGERTYNTLLKACEGFLKISPPLLGIIRRDNKVADAIRNQVSILTRSPNAEAVEDVEKIAVKMIRSD